One genomic region from Fictibacillus marinisediminis encodes:
- a CDS encoding GNAT family N-acetyltransferase, translating to MKLKYEVLPDEKIECCREICNELMAFQKSKSYITPELFDNMNFETRLIPSINNAVHNYTVVVKDDDQIVGYVYSNISPKEAYSNEFATFFDLSSVNRDHVGCLSQFYIKEEYRQYGIGSKLFHMSMDWIKQFDDVEDYFIYVSNGNTNALEFYKRKGFTVSHDILDGFITVLRSKREIGCNH from the coding sequence TTGAAGTTAAAATATGAAGTTTTACCTGATGAAAAAATTGAATGCTGCAGAGAAATTTGCAATGAACTCATGGCCTTTCAAAAATCAAAATCCTACATAACACCTGAATTGTTTGACAACATGAATTTTGAAACAAGGCTGATTCCATCAATAAATAATGCCGTTCACAATTATACAGTGGTAGTTAAAGATGATGATCAAATTGTAGGATATGTATATTCCAATATCTCTCCTAAAGAAGCCTATTCCAATGAATTTGCCACTTTTTTTGATCTTTCTTCTGTTAACAGAGATCATGTAGGCTGTTTATCTCAATTTTATATTAAAGAAGAGTACAGGCAATATGGGATTGGATCCAAACTTTTTCATATGTCCATGGATTGGATCAAGCAATTTGACGATGTGGAAGATTATTTTATTTATGTCTCAAATGGCAATACTAATGCACTGGAATTCTATAAACGTAAAGGATTTACTGTGAGTCATGATATATTGGATGGTTTTATAACTGTTTTACGAAGCAAAAGAGAGATTGGATGTAACCATTAA
- a CDS encoding winged helix-turn-helix transcriptional regulator, whose amino-acid sequence MENQGLIIRKQFMEIPPRVEYSLTKAGEDLIPSLKSLAEWGKSMQN is encoded by the coding sequence ATGGAGAACCAAGGACTTATCATTCGAAAGCAATTTATGGAAATTCCACCAAGAGTAGAATACTCACTGACAAAGGCAGGAGAGGACTTGATCCCATCTTTAAAATCACTGGCTGAATGGGGAAAGTCCATGCAAAATTAA
- a CDS encoding AlkZ-related protein — MLDYKIKTYEKAIDIVNEVGLLPLAPLFPDFPSLSSITVKENWYTETEFDPWGWRTRFAADGIAAYGKFVKKKSVLISRELLPYIRTVLGNPMSVKDRYYNGMLSKDAFDLHSHILQEEGIDTRLLRAKADMKAKEKKKAFDNGLLELQASLDIVVSGTKEKQKAIGEKNGWNSTSYETIEHWTEKNKIENIEIDREEALQKLFQHFSVISSPESMKKFQKLFL, encoded by the coding sequence ATGCTTGATTATAAAATTAAAACGTACGAAAAAGCCATTGATATTGTGAATGAAGTAGGGTTGCTGCCGCTTGCTCCTTTGTTTCCCGATTTTCCCTCACTTAGCAGTATTACGGTTAAGGAAAATTGGTATACGGAGACCGAATTTGATCCTTGGGGCTGGAGAACGCGGTTTGCTGCAGATGGAATAGCCGCGTACGGAAAATTTGTTAAGAAAAAATCTGTTCTCATCTCCCGCGAACTCCTTCCTTATATAAGAACGGTTCTGGGGAATCCAATGTCTGTGAAGGACCGTTATTATAATGGCATGCTGTCAAAAGATGCCTTCGATCTTCACTCACACATCCTGCAGGAAGAAGGAATTGATACGAGGCTTTTAAGGGCAAAGGCTGATATGAAAGCAAAAGAGAAAAAGAAAGCCTTCGACAACGGATTGCTCGAACTTCAGGCCTCTCTTGATATTGTCGTCTCCGGTACAAAGGAGAAACAAAAGGCAATCGGCGAAAAAAATGGCTGGAACAGCACTTCCTATGAGACGATTGAGCATTGGACAGAAAAAAATAAGATAGAAAATATAGAGATTGATCGAGAGGAAGCACTCCAGAAGCTGTTCCAGCATTTTTCAGTAATCAGCAGTCCAGAGTCTATGAAAAAATTCCAGAAACTATTTCTGTAA
- a CDS encoding short-chain dehydrogenase codes for MKRELSQLVFTFVFAVILFYCVLYFLETNDVAITFLLCLFVTHQLLEKNQWFIDWYLSFNTEGENNDRR; via the coding sequence ATGAAACGAGAATTATCCCAGCTGGTTTTTACTTTTGTATTTGCAGTCATTCTGTTTTATTGTGTCCTTTACTTTCTTGAAACAAATGATGTTGCCATCACCTTTCTTTTGTGTTTATTTGTTACCCACCAGTTGCTTGAGAAAAATCAGTGGTTTATTGATTGGTATCTATCTTTTAATACTGAAGGAGAGAACAATGATAGACGATAG
- a CDS encoding alpha-keto acid decarboxylase family protein, giving the protein MSSLAESRTVGQYLLDCLKREGISEVFGVPGDYNFSLLDTLESDSGLSFITNRNELNAGYAADAYARINGISALITTFGVGEMSATNAIAGAFSEDVPVIQIVGSPKSKMQKDKELAHHTLMDGDYDVFRKVYENITAYTAVLTPENAAREIPAAIQAAKQKKKPVYLSVAIDLVTQPIIFHETEVTQTKSSQTALQAALKQITGMVEEAKKAVILVDMKAIRYRLQDQVHQLAEQLKVPVASLMQGKSGFDESHPQYIGVYGGAFGQEEVTKTVEEADCIFAIGVQWTDVNTSKHTIKLNPLKIVEIQPESVKVGAASYLNVKAEDLLHELTNIGFKQESSIGDIAFPYGTVSGGGEEPIKAASYYPRFQHMLRENDVVVVETGSLSYGMSQIRLPKGATYIAQGGWQSIGFATPAAFGACMAAKDRRVLLFTGDGSLQLTVQEISSMLENGCKPIIFILNNNGYTIEKYLNVKVEIEKQKYNEIPSWKYTKLAEAFGREAFTKQVWTNQELDDAITEAERLQGEKLCMIELVVEDPMDAPEYLQKMRAFLEKQEKKK; this is encoded by the coding sequence GTGAGTAGTTTGGCAGAAAGCAGAACGGTGGGACAATATTTATTGGATTGTTTAAAAAGAGAAGGAATATCAGAAGTCTTCGGGGTGCCGGGTGATTATAACTTTTCATTGCTGGATACGCTTGAAAGCGATAGCGGCCTTTCTTTTATTACGAATAGAAATGAGCTGAATGCAGGATATGCAGCAGATGCATACGCACGGATTAACGGTATATCGGCACTCATTACAACATTTGGGGTCGGCGAAATGAGTGCGACGAACGCAATTGCCGGCGCATTCAGTGAAGACGTGCCTGTGATACAGATCGTTGGCTCGCCAAAATCAAAAATGCAGAAGGATAAAGAGCTGGCTCATCACACATTAATGGATGGTGATTATGATGTTTTTCGAAAAGTGTACGAAAACATCACTGCATATACGGCTGTTCTGACACCGGAAAACGCAGCTCGGGAAATCCCGGCTGCCATTCAAGCGGCAAAGCAAAAGAAAAAGCCAGTTTATTTAAGTGTTGCGATCGACTTGGTGACTCAGCCGATCATCTTTCATGAAACGGAAGTAACACAGACGAAGAGCAGTCAAACCGCACTTCAGGCTGCGCTAAAACAGATTACTGGGATGGTGGAAGAGGCAAAGAAAGCAGTCATTCTTGTTGATATGAAAGCCATTCGCTACCGGCTGCAGGATCAAGTGCATCAGCTAGCAGAACAACTCAAAGTTCCTGTCGCTTCACTCATGCAAGGGAAGAGCGGGTTTGATGAAAGCCATCCACAGTACATCGGTGTATACGGTGGAGCTTTTGGACAGGAAGAGGTAACTAAAACGGTTGAAGAAGCCGACTGCATTTTTGCGATTGGCGTACAATGGACCGATGTGAATACGTCAAAACATACGATTAAACTGAATCCCTTAAAAATTGTTGAGATCCAGCCTGAATCTGTAAAGGTCGGAGCAGCGAGTTATTTGAACGTAAAAGCGGAGGACCTTTTACATGAGTTAACAAATATTGGATTTAAACAGGAGAGTTCAATCGGTGACATCGCATTTCCTTACGGTACGGTGAGCGGCGGGGGAGAGGAACCAATCAAGGCTGCATCTTACTATCCAAGATTTCAGCACATGCTCAGGGAAAATGATGTGGTTGTTGTTGAGACAGGTTCGTTATCTTATGGAATGTCACAAATCAGGCTGCCGAAAGGAGCGACTTATATTGCACAGGGTGGCTGGCAAAGCATCGGGTTTGCTACTCCTGCGGCGTTCGGGGCATGTATGGCGGCGAAGGACCGGCGTGTTCTTCTTTTTACTGGTGATGGCTCATTGCAGCTGACCGTACAGGAAATTAGCTCGATGCTAGAGAACGGCTGCAAACCCATCATCTTTATTTTGAATAACAATGGATATACCATTGAAAAGTACTTGAACGTTAAAGTGGAGATTGAGAAACAGAAGTATAACGAGATCCCTTCCTGGAAGTATACCAAGCTGGCAGAAGCGTTCGGAAGAGAGGCGTTTACGAAACAGGTGTGGACGAACCAGGAACTGGACGATGCCATCACTGAGGCTGAACGATTACAGGGAGAAAAACTTTGTATGATCGAACTGGTCGTTGAAGATCCGATGGACGCGCCGGAATATTTGCAGAAGATGCGTGCATTTTTGGAGAAACAAGAAAAAAAGAAGTAA
- the bioA gene encoding adenosylmethionine--8-amino-7-oxononanoate transaminase, with translation MSTPSTELEQWDKEYVWHPFTQMKTYRESKPLIIESGKGSYLYDTEGNRYLDGYASLWVNVHGHSEPELNRALIEQVEKVAHSTLLGSANVPSILLAKKLAEITPGNLSNVFYSDTGAAAVEIALKIAYQYWKNLDSEKYASKNKFVSMNEAYHGDTVGAVSVGGMDLFHRIFRPLLFERIPSPSPYSYRMTDLGNEKAVKDYCLTELESLLKSHSEEIAGVIMEPLVQGAAGILTHPEGFLKGVEQLCRKYDVLLICDEVAVGFGRTGTLFACEQEDVVPDLMCMGKGITGGYMPLAATITHDRIFNAFLGEQDEHKTFYHGHTYTGNQLACSLALKNIELIEQRNLVADIQRKAEKISAKLDTLYELPNVGEVRQRGLMIGIEIVKDRTTKETFSVQEGVISRIIQNAREHRLIIRELGSVITMMPILSMTDEELHTMVDITYRSIQEACESLAVR, from the coding sequence ATGAGTACTCCATCCACTGAACTAGAACAATGGGACAAAGAGTATGTCTGGCATCCTTTTACCCAAATGAAAACCTACCGAGAATCCAAACCGTTGATTATAGAGAGCGGAAAAGGCAGCTACCTTTACGATACAGAAGGCAACCGGTATCTCGACGGCTACGCTTCACTATGGGTGAATGTCCACGGCCACAGCGAACCAGAGCTGAACAGAGCACTCATCGAACAGGTCGAGAAAGTTGCCCATTCCACCCTGCTCGGTTCAGCGAATGTTCCTTCCATCCTGTTGGCTAAAAAACTGGCTGAGATCACACCGGGCAATCTCTCCAACGTATTTTATTCCGATACAGGAGCAGCAGCAGTAGAGATTGCGCTTAAGATCGCCTACCAATACTGGAAAAATCTCGATTCTGAAAAATATGCCAGTAAAAACAAATTCGTATCCATGAACGAAGCGTACCACGGCGATACAGTCGGTGCTGTAAGTGTCGGAGGGATGGATTTGTTTCACAGAATCTTTCGGCCGCTTCTCTTTGAACGCATCCCTTCTCCGTCTCCTTATTCTTACCGGATGACAGATCTGGGTAATGAAAAAGCAGTAAAAGATTACTGCCTTACTGAACTGGAATCACTTTTAAAATCACATTCCGAAGAGATCGCCGGAGTAATTATGGAGCCGCTCGTCCAAGGAGCTGCCGGCATACTGACACACCCTGAAGGCTTCTTAAAAGGGGTCGAACAGCTGTGCCGAAAATACGATGTGCTATTGATCTGTGATGAAGTAGCAGTCGGCTTCGGCCGAACTGGGACACTGTTTGCATGCGAGCAGGAAGACGTTGTTCCTGATTTAATGTGCATGGGTAAAGGGATCACCGGCGGTTACATGCCGCTCGCCGCTACCATCACACATGACAGGATCTTTAATGCCTTTTTAGGAGAACAGGACGAGCACAAAACCTTCTATCACGGCCACACGTATACCGGCAACCAGCTCGCCTGTTCCCTCGCATTAAAAAATATAGAGCTGATTGAACAACGGAATCTTGTGGCGGACATTCAGCGAAAAGCAGAAAAGATTTCCGCAAAATTGGATACCCTTTATGAGCTTCCGAATGTCGGTGAAGTGCGGCAGCGAGGCTTGATGATCGGTATTGAAATTGTGAAGGACCGCACGACCAAAGAAACGTTCAGTGTCCAGGAAGGCGTTATCTCCCGTATTATCCAAAATGCCCGGGAGCATCGACTGATCATTCGGGAACTTGGCTCGGTCATTACGATGATGCCGATCCTGTCCATGACTGACGAAGAACTGCACACGATGGTGGACATCACCTACCGCTCGATTCAGGAAGCATGCGAAAGCCTGGCCGTTCGATAA
- the bioD gene encoding dethiobiotin synthase, translating to MGQAYFITGTGTEIGKTVATSLLYLSLTSLGKSVTIFKPFQTGLDRENHTYPDISWYEEQLGVKDCGMYMLEPETSPHLAIKLTGRKVDEQRVIDRIHALKEEYEIVLVEGAGGIAVPLIEQDTHFYMTADLIKDCGLPVIFVSNSGLGSIHHVLTTQFYTALQNIDIKTILFNFFQHDNIIHRDNVETITKLTGLEPLVRIPAFKNVKEDLPAYIASLLKDQHYLQLLKEVFFNEYSIH from the coding sequence ATGGGCCAAGCCTACTTTATAACCGGCACCGGAACCGAAATCGGTAAAACGGTGGCCACCAGCCTGCTGTACCTATCCCTCACTTCCTTGGGAAAAAGCGTAACGATATTCAAACCGTTTCAGACCGGCCTTGATCGTGAAAATCATACATATCCTGATATCTCCTGGTATGAGGAACAGCTCGGTGTGAAAGATTGCGGCATGTATATGCTGGAGCCGGAAACCTCTCCCCACCTCGCGATTAAATTGACAGGCAGAAAGGTTGATGAACAGCGCGTCATCGATCGAATTCACGCACTTAAAGAAGAATACGAGATTGTCCTTGTTGAGGGTGCCGGCGGGATTGCCGTCCCTCTCATTGAACAGGATACGCATTTTTATATGACAGCTGATCTTATTAAAGATTGTGGACTGCCTGTCATTTTCGTTTCAAACAGCGGACTTGGATCCATCCATCATGTTCTTACCACACAGTTCTATACAGCCTTGCAGAACATTGATATCAAAACCATCCTTTTTAATTTCTTTCAACATGACAATATAATCCACAGAGATAATGTTGAAACGATAACAAAACTGACCGGTCTGGAGCCGCTTGTGCGCATCCCAGCCTTTAAGAATGTAAAAGAAGATCTGCCTGCTTACATTGCATCACTTTTAAAAGACCAACACTATTTACAGCTACTGAAAGAGGTGTTTTTCAATGAGTACTCCATCCACTGA
- a CDS encoding biotin transporter BioY, translating to MNTRSISYVALFAAMTAIGAFIKVPIPYIPFTLQILSVYLAGALLGPRLGLISQLCYVLIGLIGIPVFADGGGFSYVFKPTFGYLIGYVIAAFVNGWIIHRFQLEKVKSVFAANLASLLTVYFFGCAWLYAAMNWFVNTPFTLSQTFLYGFLLPVPGDLLLCFLCAVFIVQTRPRMARFINRKENERTWAKPTL from the coding sequence CTGAACACCAGAAGCATATCGTATGTAGCTTTATTTGCTGCCATGACCGCGATTGGTGCATTTATTAAGGTTCCCATCCCGTATATCCCCTTTACCCTGCAGATTCTATCGGTCTATCTTGCCGGTGCCCTGCTCGGTCCGCGATTGGGCCTGATCAGCCAGCTTTGCTATGTCTTGATCGGCCTCATCGGAATTCCTGTTTTTGCTGATGGCGGGGGGTTCAGCTATGTATTTAAACCGACTTTTGGCTATCTAATCGGCTATGTCATCGCTGCCTTTGTCAACGGCTGGATTATCCACCGCTTTCAGCTTGAAAAAGTTAAATCTGTGTTTGCTGCTAATTTAGCCTCACTGCTAACTGTCTATTTTTTCGGCTGTGCTTGGCTTTATGCCGCCATGAACTGGTTTGTGAATACGCCATTTACGCTAAGCCAAACGTTTCTTTACGGCTTTTTGCTGCCTGTTCCCGGAGACTTGCTTCTCTGTTTTTTATGTGCGGTATTTATCGTGCAGACCCGTCCCCGTATGGCACGATTCATCAACAGAAAGGAGAATGAAAGAACATGGGCCAAGCCTACTTTATAA
- the pepF gene encoding oligoendopeptidase F: MTTYQSRNDVPEQEKWNLTDIYPSLDEWEKDYEQVKVMTEELKAFDGNIDSGKSLLEYLTKQEELSHTFNLVYVYAMLNVDVDTRNSDSQSLLDRAKHAGVKISSATSFFMPFLLSLDEAQLKEYIAEDEGLNYFEEDLFDSFRYKSHVLSKEQEKIVSRLGEALSSPSGTFSMINNADIKFGEVTDKDGKKAEMTRGMYSKLIEDEDREVRKEAYKAYYEPYVALKNTIASTLSSAVKNNVSLAEIRNYPSALEKGLFGDNVPKEVYENLIATTKENIKSMHRYTEIRKEKLGLDELRQYDLSAPLVKGVKLDIPYQEAYETMVKALAPLGNDYVERLKEFKNARYIDVRETRGKRSGAYNLGLYGVHPFVLLNHQDDLDSLFTLAHEMGHAMHSHYSNKHQPKITAGYSIFVAEVASTVNEVLLINYLLNKETHKDIKKHLLNHFIDQFKGTLFTQVMFAEFEMKTHALAEEGQPLNAEVFNQIYENLFREYNGDTVVFDEEVKYGWSRIPHFYRPFYVYKYATGFASAIHLATKILDGDQQTLDSYLDFLKSGSSDYPLDLLKKTGVDLTTPEPIVNALKRFEELVEEFAQL, translated from the coding sequence ATGACCACATACCAATCAAGAAATGATGTTCCTGAACAAGAGAAATGGAACCTGACCGATATTTATCCTTCACTGGATGAATGGGAAAAGGATTATGAACAAGTAAAGGTAATGACTGAGGAATTAAAGGCGTTTGATGGAAACATTGATTCAGGTAAGTCACTGCTTGAATATCTCACTAAACAAGAAGAGCTCTCCCACACGTTCAATCTCGTTTATGTTTATGCCATGCTGAATGTGGACGTGGATACGCGAAACTCAGATTCTCAGTCCTTATTGGATCGCGCGAAGCATGCCGGAGTGAAAATCAGCTCTGCCACTTCATTCTTTATGCCTTTCCTGTTAAGTTTGGACGAAGCACAGCTGAAGGAATATATCGCAGAGGATGAAGGGCTGAACTACTTTGAAGAAGATCTGTTTGATTCCTTTCGCTACAAGTCCCATGTCCTGAGTAAAGAGCAGGAGAAAATTGTTTCCCGCCTGGGTGAAGCGCTCTCCTCTCCAAGCGGCACATTCAGCATGATTAATAACGCGGATATTAAGTTCGGCGAAGTCACTGATAAAGATGGTAAAAAGGCTGAAATGACCCGAGGCATGTATTCCAAATTGATTGAGGACGAAGACCGTGAAGTAAGAAAAGAAGCATACAAAGCTTATTATGAACCCTATGTGGCATTAAAAAATACGATTGCATCCACCCTTTCATCTGCGGTTAAAAACAATGTCTCGCTTGCGGAAATCCGCAACTATCCTTCTGCTCTTGAAAAAGGTTTATTTGGTGATAACGTACCGAAAGAAGTCTATGAAAATCTCATAGCCACCACAAAAGAAAACATTAAGTCCATGCACCGGTACACAGAGATCAGAAAAGAGAAACTGGGACTTGATGAGCTGCGCCAATACGATCTTAGCGCTCCCCTTGTAAAAGGAGTTAAGCTGGACATTCCCTATCAAGAAGCCTATGAAACGATGGTTAAAGCACTGGCGCCGCTTGGCAATGATTATGTTGAACGATTGAAAGAGTTTAAAAATGCACGTTATATCGACGTTAGGGAAACACGCGGAAAACGTTCTGGAGCTTATAATCTTGGGTTGTACGGCGTTCATCCTTTCGTGCTTCTGAACCATCAGGATGATTTAGACAGCCTCTTTACGCTGGCCCACGAAATGGGACATGCGATGCACAGCCATTATTCCAATAAGCATCAGCCAAAAATCACAGCCGGCTACAGCATTTTTGTCGCGGAGGTTGCTTCTACCGTTAACGAAGTACTTCTGATCAATTACCTGCTGAACAAGGAAACCCACAAAGATATTAAAAAACATTTACTGAATCATTTTATCGATCAGTTCAAAGGAACATTGTTTACGCAAGTGATGTTTGCCGAGTTTGAGATGAAAACCCATGCACTCGCAGAAGAAGGCCAGCCGCTGAATGCTGAGGTCTTCAACCAAATCTATGAAAATCTGTTTAGAGAGTACAACGGCGATACTGTGGTATTTGATGAAGAAGTGAAATACGGCTGGTCCAGAATCCCTCATTTCTACCGTCCATTTTATGTTTACAAATATGCTACAGGGTTTGCGTCAGCTATCCACCTCGCTACAAAAATCTTAGACGGCGACCAACAGACCCTTGACTCCTACTTGGATTTCTTAAAAAGTGGAAGCTCTGATTATCCGCTCGATCTTTTGAAAAAGACAGGGGTCGACTTAACAACCCCAGAGCCGATCGTCAATGCGCTGAAACGCTTTGAGGAACTGGTAGAGGAATTTGCACAATTATAA
- the mnmH gene encoding tRNA 2-selenouridine(34) synthase MnmH codes for MFQDIAIEKLMSSYNKKEITLIDVRSPSEFKDSTIPGSLNIPLFNDEERAEVGTLYKQQSVEAAKERGLEIVSAKLPAFIKEFSKIAGPKAVFCWRGGMRSKTTATVLDLMGIRAYRLQGGFRVYRQWIVKNLEEMEFAPKACVLHGNTGTGKTLILQELAKQGFPVLDLEQLAGHRGSIFGEIGLQPNNQKMFESLLFHHLFALKDTSFVLMEAESKRIGKVVLPGFVTDKKQQGLHIFLDMPIEERVNHILEDYLPWEHHEECLAAFQKIKRRIHTPLAAQIEHDLSEGNYHSAVRLLLEHYYDPRYEHHDVEYPEDQRLTLKVNNIAEAIDQIKEILQKRKPVHQVL; via the coding sequence GTGTTTCAGGATATTGCAATTGAAAAGCTTATGTCATCCTACAATAAAAAAGAGATCACACTCATTGATGTACGGTCACCCTCCGAATTTAAGGATTCTACGATTCCTGGAAGCTTGAACATCCCTCTTTTTAATGATGAAGAACGTGCTGAAGTTGGGACTCTATATAAACAGCAAAGTGTGGAAGCCGCTAAGGAACGAGGACTCGAGATTGTTTCTGCCAAGCTTCCTGCCTTTATTAAAGAATTCTCGAAGATCGCTGGACCCAAAGCTGTTTTTTGCTGGAGGGGAGGAATGCGCAGCAAAACGACTGCGACTGTGCTTGATCTCATGGGAATTCGCGCTTACCGGCTGCAAGGCGGTTTCCGTGTGTACCGGCAGTGGATTGTAAAAAACCTAGAGGAGATGGAGTTTGCTCCTAAAGCCTGCGTTCTCCATGGAAATACCGGCACCGGTAAAACATTAATCCTTCAAGAGCTTGCCAAGCAAGGATTTCCCGTTCTTGATCTTGAGCAATTGGCCGGTCACCGCGGTTCCATTTTTGGAGAAATCGGTCTTCAGCCAAACAACCAGAAAATGTTTGAATCTCTCCTTTTTCATCATTTGTTTGCACTGAAAGATACATCTTTTGTTCTGATGGAAGCTGAGAGCAAACGAATCGGAAAAGTCGTACTTCCAGGTTTTGTAACGGATAAGAAGCAGCAAGGTCTTCATATTTTCCTGGACATGCCGATTGAGGAACGGGTCAATCATATTCTTGAAGACTATCTTCCGTGGGAGCATCACGAGGAATGTCTTGCCGCGTTTCAAAAGATCAAACGACGCATTCATACACCCCTAGCTGCTCAGATTGAACATGATCTGAGTGAAGGAAACTATCATTCAGCTGTCCGCCTGCTACTTGAGCACTATTATGATCCACGTTACGAGCATCATGATGTCGAATATCCAGAAGACCAGCGACTTACCTTAAAAGTTAATAATATTGCGGAAGCCATTGACCAAATTAAAGAAATTCTTCAAAAAAGAAAGCCGGTACATCAAGTTCTGTGA
- a CDS encoding permease — MSQINHSVQNGKSTSKKAIWFIVIFMAVAAAGLLYVKWWPYFQKVISASATHSIGPSILGDQAASASPWVNAWDYGKVYFQSVWKAALLGILLGSLIQVLLPSRWLLKVLGKTSFGSTAAGGLASIPGMMCTCCAAPMAVGMRKKKVPIGASLAFWLGNPTINPATLIFMTFVLSWEFTVLRLFFGLILVFGVSYFANRFAKNAEPVDMEKVPESENFEEEEGPFFSRWMKSLGTMLLHIGPAYIFSVLLLGAARVWLFPQLSETASNSLFAVIGFALAGMLFVVPTAAEIPIIQTFMLVGLGAGPAAALLITLPALSLPSLLIVSRSYPKRVLSFVTLSVVVLGVFSGMVGMLFL; from the coding sequence ATGTCTCAAATCAATCATAGTGTTCAAAATGGAAAATCCACCAGCAAAAAGGCAATCTGGTTCATTGTTATATTCATGGCGGTTGCCGCGGCTGGTTTGCTGTATGTAAAATGGTGGCCGTATTTTCAAAAGGTGATCTCAGCTTCAGCTACTCATTCTATCGGTCCATCGATCCTTGGTGATCAAGCAGCTTCGGCGTCACCATGGGTAAATGCTTGGGACTATGGAAAAGTGTATTTTCAGTCTGTATGGAAAGCTGCATTACTGGGGATCTTACTCGGTTCGTTGATTCAAGTGCTGCTTCCGTCACGATGGCTGCTTAAAGTGCTCGGAAAAACATCGTTTGGCAGTACAGCAGCAGGAGGATTGGCGTCTATTCCAGGCATGATGTGTACTTGCTGTGCGGCGCCAATGGCCGTGGGTATGCGAAAGAAGAAAGTGCCGATTGGAGCAAGCCTTGCTTTTTGGCTGGGTAATCCGACCATTAACCCGGCAACCCTGATTTTTATGACATTTGTATTATCATGGGAATTTACGGTACTGCGATTATTCTTTGGACTAATTCTCGTGTTTGGTGTCAGTTACTTTGCCAATCGTTTTGCCAAAAACGCTGAGCCAGTAGATATGGAGAAAGTGCCGGAAAGCGAGAACTTTGAGGAAGAGGAAGGACCGTTTTTCAGCAGATGGATGAAGAGCCTTGGCACCATGCTGCTCCATATTGGACCAGCTTACATTTTTTCTGTGCTCCTACTTGGTGCAGCACGTGTCTGGCTGTTTCCGCAGCTAAGTGAAACGGCGTCCAACAGCTTGTTTGCTGTTATCGGATTTGCTCTTGCCGGTATGCTGTTCGTTGTACCGACTGCTGCCGAAATTCCAATTATCCAGACGTTTATGCTCGTAGGTCTTGGTGCAGGACCTGCTGCTGCCTTGCTCATTACACTGCCAGCGCTAAGCTTGCCGTCCTTGCTCATCGTTTCAAGGTCCTATCCCAAACGTGTTCTGTCGTTTGTCACCTTATCGGTCGTCGTTTTAGGTGTGTTTAGTGGAATGGTGGGAATGCTGTTTCTTTAA